One genomic region from Pyxicephalus adspersus chromosome 1, UCB_Pads_2.0, whole genome shotgun sequence encodes:
- the SLC10A2 gene encoding ileal sodium/bile acid cotransporter: MSQSMGNNTCLENATICNGVSCLMPPDNFNRILNTVLSTSITTLLALVMFSLGCSVEFKKFWAHIRYPWGIIVGFLCQFGIMPIAGFTLANLFNVLPVQAVVVLIMGCCPGGTGSNILSYWVDGDMDLSLSMTTCSTLFALGMMPLCLFLYSKKWVDSDSIVIPYDTIGISLVTLVVPVAIGMFVNYKWPKLAKKILRVGSITGAILIVTVAVIGGVLYKGSWVIDPKLWIIGTIFPAIGFSVGFILAIMSNLSWSRCRTVALETGLQNTQLCSTIVQLSFQPEQLAVIFTFPLIYSIFQIVIAILFLIVYQIYKKLCGKKGQVDETVSPYAQSNLGFDLDEKEKNIDPAIS, encoded by the exons ATGAGTCAATCAATGGGAAATAATACTTGTTTGGAAAATGCCACTATATGCAATGGTGTGTCCTGCTTGATGCCCCCTGACAACTTCAACAGGATACTTAACACCGTCTTGAGTACTTCTATCACAACACTGTTGGCACTGGTCATGTTTTCCTTGGGCTGCAGTGTGGAGTTTAAGAAATTTTGGGCTCATATAAGATATCCATGGGGCATCATAGTAGGCTTTCTCTGTCAATTTGGAATAATGCCGATTGCAGGTTTTACACTGGCAAATCTATTTAATGTCCTACCAGTTCAAGCTGTGGTGGTGCTTATCATGGGATGTTGTCCAGGAGGAACTGGCTCCAATATTTTGTCATACTGGGTGGATGGAGACATGGATTTAAG tttAAGTATGACTACCTGCTCTACATTGTTTGCGCTGGGCATGATGCCTCTATGTCTTTTCTTGTACTCAAAAAAATGGGTCGATTCAGATTCTATTGTTATACCCTATGACACCATTG GCATCTCACTGGTAACATTGGTGGTCCCTGTGGCAATTGGAATGTTTGTAAACTATAAGTGGCCAAAACTAGCAAAGAAAATCCTAAGG gtGGGATCCATTACTGGAGCTATCCTCATTGTTACTGTTGCTGTCATTGGTGGAGTTCTGTACAAGGGATCTTGGGTCATTGATCCCAAACTATGGATTATAGGAACTATATTCCCAGCCATAGGTTTCTCTGTTGGATTTATCTTGGCAATTATGTCTAATTTGTCATGGAGCAG GTGTCGCACTGTGGCGTTGGAAACTGGACTGCAGAACACTCAGTTATGTTCCACCATTGTACAACTCTCATTTCAACCTGAGCAACTGGCTGTGATATTTACTTTCCctcttatatacagtattttccaGATTGTAATAGCCATTTTATTCCTAATAG TGTACcagatatataaaaagttatgtgGAAAAAAAGGACAAGTGGACGAAACTGTTTCACCCTACGCACAATCAAATTTAGGATTTGACCTTGATGAGAAAGAAAAGAACATAGATCCAGCTATATCATGA